Proteins from a single region of Segatella copri:
- a CDS encoding FimB/Mfa2 family fimbrial subunit yields the protein MKIQTRTLTWGTFLSWLLLPLSLTLVSCSWWHDDQEGCEATRRVRFVYDMNMLYADAFAHEVKTVTLHAFDSEGKLVYSKTAPTSEILSEEGMNVDDMPSGVYDLQVWAEGEERHSNSYIYKGEDGKESWGKASMGDFQVLVNRDDNHQVNHDLTPLFHGILRNADLTAVFGKTKTVTVRLTKDTNHFKIILQHLSGKSLRAEDFDFVITDNNGYLDYDNSLLADDELSYSAWSKYEGMAGVNGNTGEQTSVSAALAELTTCRLVKGHQMRLHVYEHSTGRSIINIPLIDYALLVKGNYQSRMDDQEYLDRQDSYNLVFFLDEKANWLATTIYINSWRVVLNNSDFGPSK from the coding sequence ATGAAGATACAGACTCGTACCCTTACATGGGGCACTTTCTTATCTTGGTTGTTGCTGCCACTGAGCCTGACCCTCGTGTCATGTTCCTGGTGGCACGACGACCAGGAAGGGTGTGAGGCTACCAGGCGTGTTCGTTTTGTTTACGATATGAACATGCTCTATGCCGATGCCTTTGCCCATGAGGTGAAGACCGTCACGCTTCATGCCTTTGATTCGGAGGGAAAACTGGTCTATTCCAAGACTGCTCCAACTTCAGAGATTCTATCCGAAGAGGGAATGAATGTGGATGATATGCCGTCAGGGGTATATGATCTTCAGGTTTGGGCTGAAGGTGAAGAACGCCATTCCAATTCCTATATATATAAAGGTGAAGATGGAAAGGAGAGCTGGGGAAAGGCCAGCATGGGAGATTTCCAGGTTCTTGTGAATCGTGATGATAACCATCAGGTAAACCACGACCTTACTCCCCTGTTTCATGGCATCCTGCGAAATGCCGACCTCACTGCTGTTTTTGGCAAAACCAAAACAGTAACCGTCAGACTCACCAAGGATACCAACCATTTCAAGATCATATTGCAGCATCTTTCTGGAAAGAGCCTGAGGGCTGAAGATTTCGACTTTGTCATTACGGATAACAATGGCTATCTGGATTACGACAACAGTCTCCTGGCAGATGATGAACTATCCTATTCTGCATGGAGCAAGTATGAAGGCATGGCTGGTGTAAACGGGAATACGGGCGAGCAGACCTCCGTATCTGCAGCCTTGGCAGAGTTAACCACCTGCCGCCTCGTGAAAGGCCATCAGATGCGCCTGCATGTATATGAGCATTCTACAGGCAGAAGCATTATCAATATTCCATTGATAGATTATGCCTTGCTGGTAAAGGGAAATTATCAGAGCAGGATGGACGACCAGGAATATCTTGACCGCCAGGATTCATATAATCTCGTATTCTTTCTCGACGAGAAGGCTAACTGGCTGGCTACAACCATCTATATCAATTCGTGGAGAGTGGTATTGAATAATTCGGATTTCGGACCTTCAAAATGA